From a region of the Hyalangium minutum genome:
- a CDS encoding DUF2269 domain-containing protein — translation MSFQILLRLLHLFAVVVFLGDIAVTAVWRLLADQTREPRVIVYALRLVLITDRYLLMPSALVLAATGFLIAHLRDIPIWSIPSYAVAQILFMLSGVLWNLVLRPIQGRQLAIAESLGASGERFDEYLLLTKRWLRWGILTMLCAFGSMALMVLARGA, via the coding sequence ATGAGCTTCCAGATCCTGCTCAGACTCCTGCACCTCTTCGCCGTGGTGGTGTTCCTGGGCGACATTGCAGTGACCGCCGTCTGGAGATTGCTCGCGGACCAGACCCGGGAGCCACGGGTGATTGTCTATGCCCTGCGCCTGGTGCTGATCACCGACAGGTATCTGCTGATGCCGAGCGCCCTGGTGCTCGCCGCCACCGGTTTCCTGATCGCCCACCTTCGGGACATCCCGATCTGGTCGATTCCCTCCTATGCCGTGGCGCAGATCCTCTTCATGTTGTCCGGCGTGCTCTGGAACCTGGTGCTTCGTCCCATTCAGGGCAGGCAGCTGGCCATCGCCGAGTCCCTGGGGGCCTCGGGTGAGCGCTTCGATGAATATCTGCTGCTCACGAAGAGGTGGCTCCGCTGGGGCATCCTGACGATGCTGTGCGCTTTCGGGTCCATGGCCCTGATGGTTCTTGCCAGAGGCGCATAG
- a CDS encoding DUF418 domain-containing protein, with amino-acid sequence MPDTSNSSSRAGSDVHPIDFTERSTLIDALRGFALCGVLLSNSIVWFSGRALIPAAQAEALARPPLEKVVSNIFQLFVNQKFLTIFAFLFGLSFSLQLSRAEARGVAILPLYTRRLLVLLGFGVVHFFALWTGDILHTYALVGFLLLLFYRSSNRTLLTWCVVLLGVAPLLMAAGLRWGPVLLHGAEAANALKEMTQAQEGEQRAALLAALASDSFWMSQLGNARFGLELLTRPTQLLVLILTLGRFLLGLLAGRLGVLQDVERHRPWLRRIGWGGLVLGLLITFPGLVVLRLRNAGVWTPPDNLGMFLLNGFQDLGASILGVAFVSFFALIFQREWWRRVLSLLAPVGRMALTNYLVQTVVSLCIYDGWGLGLIGSTAVSRSAVFALGIFAVQVGMSHWWLKHFRFGPAEWLWRSLTYGRAQPLRHGARANSVVSTD; translated from the coding sequence ATGCCCGACACATCCAATTCCTCGTCAAGGGCGGGCAGCGACGTCCACCCCATTGACTTCACGGAGCGAAGCACCCTGATCGACGCGCTCCGCGGATTCGCGCTGTGCGGCGTCCTTCTCTCCAACAGCATTGTCTGGTTTAGCGGCCGCGCCCTCATCCCTGCCGCACAAGCTGAGGCGCTGGCGAGGCCTCCGCTCGAGAAGGTGGTCAGCAACATCTTCCAGCTCTTCGTGAACCAGAAGTTTCTTACGATCTTCGCGTTTCTCTTCGGGCTGAGCTTCTCCCTCCAGCTTTCGCGCGCGGAGGCACGTGGGGTCGCCATCCTTCCGCTCTACACGCGGCGGTTGCTGGTGTTGTTGGGCTTTGGCGTGGTGCACTTCTTCGCGCTGTGGACGGGGGACATCCTCCATACCTACGCGCTGGTGGGCTTCCTGCTCTTGTTGTTCTACAGGAGCTCGAACCGGACGCTGCTCACGTGGTGCGTCGTGTTGCTCGGGGTGGCCCCGCTGCTGATGGCGGCGGGCCTGCGATGGGGGCCGGTGCTTCTGCATGGCGCGGAGGCGGCCAATGCCCTGAAGGAGATGACCCAGGCTCAAGAAGGGGAGCAGCGGGCGGCATTGCTGGCGGCGCTGGCCAGCGACTCCTTCTGGATGTCGCAGCTGGGCAATGCGCGCTTCGGCTTGGAGCTCCTCACGCGTCCTACCCAACTGCTCGTGCTCATACTCACCCTCGGCCGCTTCCTCCTGGGACTGCTGGCCGGGAGGCTGGGGGTGCTGCAGGACGTCGAGCGCCATCGCCCCTGGCTCCGCCGGATAGGGTGGGGCGGTCTGGTGCTGGGGCTCCTGATTACCTTCCCTGGGCTGGTGGTGCTTCGCCTGCGCAATGCCGGGGTGTGGACCCCGCCGGACAATCTCGGGATGTTCCTCCTGAACGGCTTCCAGGATCTGGGCGCCTCGATCCTAGGCGTGGCGTTCGTGTCCTTCTTCGCGCTGATCTTCCAGCGGGAGTGGTGGCGGCGAGTGCTGAGCCTCTTGGCACCCGTGGGCCGCATGGCGCTCACCAACTACTTGGTGCAGACGGTGGTCAGCCTCTGCATCTATGACGGCTGGGGCTTGGGGCTCATCGGCAGCACGGCAGTGTCTCGCAGCGCCGTTTTTGCGCTCGGCATCTTCGCCGTGCAGGTGGGAATGAGCCACTGGTGGTTGAAGCACTTCCGCTTTGGTCCGGCCGAATGGCTGTGGCGCTCGCTCACGTATGGGAGAGCTCAGCCCTTGCGTCATGGCGCCCGAGCGAACTCGGTGGTCAGTACAGACTGA
- a CDS encoding ABC transporter ATP-binding protein, with product MDGRLDRLILIRWTLRTLALAIRVTLGKERSMVSPQQSNESEGVAACLQEVTKEYQLGKTTVQALRGISLSIAVGSYTVICGPSGSGKSTALQLLGCLDMPTTGRVEIAGQDVVALSDKARTSFRAQHLGFVFQNFNLVPVLTALENVEYPLQLTVRDAAERRERAQKMLEAVGLGTMLQRRPAELSGGQRQRVAVARAMVKRPKLVLADEPTANLDRRTGAELIEMMRTMQREHQTTFILSSHDPQMIEGADERIRIEDGRVVERVQRSSPALAMRGAS from the coding sequence ATGGATGGACGACTCGATCGTCTCATTCTCATCAGGTGGACGCTGCGAACCCTGGCGCTGGCGATCAGAGTGACTCTAGGTAAGGAAAGGTCGATGGTGAGCCCACAGCAGTCGAATGAGAGTGAAGGAGTCGCGGCCTGTCTCCAGGAAGTCACGAAGGAATACCAACTGGGGAAGACCACGGTACAAGCGCTGCGAGGTATCAGCCTCTCGATTGCTGTTGGCTCCTACACCGTGATTTGTGGTCCCTCCGGCAGCGGTAAGAGCACGGCCCTCCAGCTGCTGGGATGCCTGGACATGCCGACGACAGGGCGCGTGGAGATCGCCGGCCAAGATGTCGTCGCCTTGAGTGACAAGGCGCGCACCTCGTTTCGGGCGCAACACCTCGGTTTCGTGTTTCAGAATTTCAACTTGGTGCCGGTGCTGACCGCGCTGGAGAACGTCGAGTATCCGCTGCAACTCACTGTCCGGGATGCCGCCGAGCGTCGCGAGCGCGCGCAGAAGATGCTCGAAGCGGTCGGGTTGGGGACAATGCTGCAGCGGCGCCCCGCCGAGCTCTCCGGAGGACAGCGCCAGCGTGTTGCGGTGGCGCGGGCGATGGTGAAGCGGCCCAAGCTGGTGCTCGCGGACGAGCCTACCGCCAACCTGGATCGCCGCACCGGGGCAGAGCTCATTGAGATGATGCGCACCATGCAGCGAGAGCACCAGACAACGTTCATTCTTTCTTCGCACGATCCCCAGATGATCGAGGGGGCGGATGAGCGGATCCGCATTGAGGACGGCCGTGTCGTGGAGCGCGTCCAGCGCTCATCCCCCGCCCTGGCCATGCGAGGCGCCTCATGA
- a CDS encoding ABC transporter permease: protein MNIVALAARNVLRNARRSGLTAVALVVGTLAILVFGGYVNDNIYGLQTITVRQHGHLQVVRKDYLDFGRGDPGRFSIRDYDALLNKIRTDEVLASMVAAATPVLHVEGAAGNFSAGAASSFAGIGVLPEGYASLLAWDGFGLRIPPGKSQLRADASDGGIVGFRLAQLLSLCGPLKLTGCKELPPRRSADPQAAALPEDIAMLGQAAQAQSDGTTSGEVSIELLAASPSGLPNVVRMNVLKAERQAIRDLDALYVAMPLPLAQRLVFGPNEHAVSAIVIQLKHTEMLEAAQSRLNQLVKDSDQLEVLTFHQVSPVYDQIVSSYTSVFTFIAILMGLIALFSIANAINMAVGERIGEIGTLRSLGFQRSSIRAIFILEGALLGVFGTVVGAGVAILAQYGLLVSRLTWTPPGRSTPIPLRIDVLSSPSMIAATVFGLAAVACLSALWPANRAARMEVTEALRHV from the coding sequence ATGAACATCGTTGCACTGGCCGCGCGCAACGTCCTCCGTAACGCGCGCCGCTCGGGGCTCACAGCGGTAGCGTTGGTCGTGGGCACATTGGCCATCCTGGTGTTCGGGGGCTATGTCAACGACAACATCTATGGTCTCCAGACCATCACGGTGCGCCAGCACGGGCACTTGCAGGTCGTGCGCAAGGACTACCTGGACTTCGGCCGGGGCGATCCAGGGCGCTTTTCGATTCGTGATTACGATGCGCTCTTGAACAAGATCCGGACCGACGAGGTTCTCGCTTCGATGGTGGCTGCCGCTACCCCGGTGCTCCACGTCGAGGGCGCGGCGGGGAACTTCTCCGCCGGCGCCGCCAGCAGCTTCGCAGGTATCGGGGTGCTTCCTGAGGGGTACGCATCGCTGCTGGCGTGGGATGGGTTCGGTCTGCGGATTCCGCCCGGCAAGTCGCAGCTGAGGGCTGATGCGTCAGACGGCGGTATCGTGGGCTTCCGGCTGGCGCAATTGCTGTCCCTCTGCGGCCCGCTGAAGCTGACGGGGTGCAAGGAATTGCCCCCGCGAAGGAGCGCGGATCCTCAGGCTGCCGCACTGCCGGAGGACATCGCCATGCTGGGGCAGGCCGCGCAGGCGCAGTCGGACGGGACCACGAGCGGCGAGGTGTCGATCGAGTTGCTGGCCGCGTCGCCGTCTGGGCTGCCGAATGTGGTGCGCATGAACGTCCTCAAGGCGGAGCGTCAGGCCATCCGGGATCTGGATGCGCTCTACGTGGCGATGCCGCTGCCACTCGCTCAGCGCTTGGTGTTCGGCCCGAATGAGCACGCTGTCTCGGCCATCGTCATCCAGCTGAAGCATACGGAGATGCTGGAGGCGGCACAGTCTCGTCTGAACCAGCTGGTCAAGGACTCGGACCAGCTCGAGGTGCTGACTTTCCACCAAGTGAGCCCGGTGTACGACCAGATCGTTTCCAGCTACACGTCCGTCTTCACCTTCATTGCGATCCTCATGGGGCTCATTGCTCTCTTCTCGATTGCCAATGCCATCAACATGGCGGTGGGGGAGCGCATTGGTGAGATCGGCACGCTTCGTTCCCTGGGGTTCCAGCGCTCGTCGATCCGCGCGATCTTCATCCTCGAGGGTGCTCTGCTGGGCGTGTTCGGCACAGTCGTCGGCGCTGGGGTGGCGATTCTCGCGCAATACGGCCTCCTCGTCAGCCGCCTCACGTGGACGCCCCCGGGCCGCTCGACCCCCATCCCCCTGCGCATCGACGTGCTGAGCAGCCCTTCGATGATTGCGGCAACGGTCTTCGGTTTGGCGGCGGTGGCCTGCTTGTCCGCGCTCTGGCCCGCCAACCGTGCCGCTCGAATGGAAGTGACGGAGGCCCTGCGTCATGTGTGA
- a CDS encoding outer membrane lipoprotein-sorting protein → MCDRLAKSRLEVRVSRKWAVRPGPFWGLLACLLSFAAFAQEGVDPQALLTQADGIRNPDRDFSVTTTLAEYRSGKMVDSSTLVIYSKLVPESAQYNSLIRFVSPRRDAGKLILRNGMEIWFFDPSSKASIRISPQARLLGQASNGDVLSTNLAKAYSAKVVAHEPVEDDTKQKRACVKLRLVAQRTDVPYTMADYWVDEANGRPLKAQFFTAEGRLLKTAYFRKFESVLGRERPTETVIIDGLDPTWITVIRASNFQWREIPKTWLQRDYLPRFRGEE, encoded by the coding sequence ATGTGTGACCGTCTCGCGAAATCTCGCCTGGAAGTGCGCGTCTCCCGCAAGTGGGCTGTTCGTCCCGGGCCGTTCTGGGGACTGCTGGCGTGCCTCCTCTCGTTCGCGGCGTTTGCTCAGGAGGGGGTGGATCCGCAGGCGCTGCTGACGCAGGCGGACGGCATCCGCAACCCGGATCGCGACTTCTCGGTCACCACCACCCTGGCGGAGTATCGCTCGGGCAAGATGGTCGATTCCTCCACGCTGGTGATCTATTCGAAGCTCGTCCCCGAGAGCGCGCAATACAACAGCCTCATCCGGTTCGTCAGCCCGCGGCGCGACGCAGGCAAGCTCATCTTGCGCAATGGGATGGAGATCTGGTTCTTTGACCCCTCCAGCAAGGCGAGCATCCGCATCTCGCCGCAGGCGAGGCTGCTCGGCCAAGCCTCGAACGGCGACGTGCTGAGCACGAACCTCGCGAAGGCCTATTCCGCCAAGGTTGTCGCGCACGAGCCGGTCGAGGACGACACGAAGCAGAAGCGGGCCTGCGTCAAACTGCGCCTCGTTGCGCAGCGCACGGATGTGCCGTACACGATGGCCGACTACTGGGTCGACGAGGCGAACGGCCGCCCGCTCAAGGCGCAGTTCTTCACCGCCGAGGGCCGCCTGCTGAAGACGGCGTACTTCCGGAAGTTCGAGTCCGTCCTAGGCCGTGAGCGCCCCACCGAGACGGTCATCATCGATGGGCTCGACCCCACATGGATTACCGTCATCCGGGCCTCGAACTTCCAGTGGCGTGAGATTCCAAAGACGTGGCTGCAGCGGGATTACCTGCCGCGGTTCAGGGGCGAAGAATAG
- a CDS encoding 3-oxoacyl-[acyl-carrier-protein] synthase III C-terminal domain-containing protein, with protein MIGIASTAYVLAKAQDTVNEWCSSRAVAEERRQTLLRNGADRFHRAEQEGLIDLGRDAISQVLQAGGVSAGELDALVVCHTSPLSALPMPYTVAGTLRQACGLSRAYALGITQQQCVSSLHALRVLDALFTRHAEWRWAIVVTIDTIVREDYRLVGEAGVHSDAASAVLVQRSAPGRVRGLQTYNDPRAATGVMPDTLYRTDTHYVWTLVSVIRRVLKAAGVEPGDLATVLPHNVNLPAWRQVLASLALPEERLFQANFSRMGHAFGSDVAINIADSGVLRSPGHHLVFSSGIGGCFGGFILNTERAP; from the coding sequence ATGATCGGGATTGCTTCAACCGCCTACGTCTTGGCGAAGGCGCAGGACACAGTAAACGAATGGTGCAGCTCGCGGGCGGTCGCCGAGGAGCGCCGCCAGACGCTGCTGCGCAACGGCGCCGACCGGTTCCATCGCGCGGAGCAGGAGGGGCTCATCGATCTCGGCAGAGACGCCATCTCCCAGGTGCTGCAGGCCGGTGGCGTGTCTGCGGGCGAACTCGACGCGCTGGTCGTCTGCCACACCTCGCCCCTGAGTGCTCTGCCCATGCCGTACACGGTGGCGGGCACGCTGCGGCAGGCCTGCGGCCTGTCCCGGGCCTATGCGCTGGGCATCACCCAGCAGCAGTGCGTCTCCTCGCTCCATGCGCTGCGCGTGCTGGATGCGCTCTTCACCCGGCATGCCGAGTGGCGCTGGGCGATTGTCGTCACCATCGACACGATCGTCCGGGAGGACTACCGCTTAGTGGGTGAGGCGGGGGTTCACTCGGACGCGGCCTCGGCGGTGCTCGTGCAGCGGAGCGCACCGGGGCGTGTCAGAGGCCTGCAGACGTACAACGACCCGCGTGCGGCCACGGGCGTCATGCCGGACACGCTCTACCGGACAGACACCCACTATGTCTGGACGCTGGTGTCGGTGATCCGGCGCGTGCTCAAGGCTGCGGGGGTCGAGCCGGGTGATTTGGCCACCGTCCTCCCGCACAACGTCAACCTGCCGGCGTGGCGCCAGGTGCTGGCGTCGCTGGCCCTGCCCGAGGAGCGCCTGTTCCAGGCGAACTTCTCGCGGATGGGCCACGCCTTCGGCTCGGATGTCGCCATCAACATCGCGGACTCCGGTGTCCTGCGGAGCCCCGGGCATCACCTGGTGTTCTCGAGCGGAATTGGCGGCTGCTTTGGCGGCTTCATCCTGAACACCGAGAGAGCGCCATGA
- a CDS encoding GNAT family protein: protein MSTPQVPLLPGTKFPSVETLPFSLEHLDTVWGWMTPPNVRCWLDFGGGKQELPKRQLYMLLTSPRVCARLFRLPGDTQPLGLVCLNNIDDLMSAMDVWVVRDVSVRRTVRNDVAGAIVSVMATGFLDYGRQVANSWVVASHRASIYLHNVVGMKRSGIQRLRHVMEGRRYDRWTYDMTLADFGEMYPDVPSEKGRTFRTHLPNPTPVDGTSEPSRV from the coding sequence ATGAGCACGCCACAGGTCCCGCTCCTGCCGGGCACGAAGTTTCCCTCGGTGGAGACCCTCCCATTCAGTTTGGAGCACCTCGACACGGTCTGGGGGTGGATGACCCCCCCGAACGTGCGTTGCTGGCTGGACTTCGGAGGCGGCAAGCAGGAACTGCCGAAGCGTCAGCTCTACATGCTGCTGACCAGCCCGCGTGTCTGCGCACGCCTGTTTCGCCTGCCAGGTGACACCCAGCCGCTGGGCCTCGTCTGCCTGAACAATATCGATGACCTGATGTCCGCGATGGATGTGTGGGTCGTCCGGGATGTCTCGGTGCGGCGCACCGTCCGGAACGATGTGGCCGGCGCCATCGTCAGCGTCATGGCCACGGGCTTCCTGGACTACGGCCGCCAGGTCGCCAACTCCTGGGTGGTGGCGTCCCATCGTGCGTCGATCTACCTGCACAACGTCGTCGGGATGAAGCGCTCGGGGATCCAGCGCTTGCGGCACGTGATGGAAGGCCGCCGCTATGACCGCTGGACCTACGACATGACCCTTGCCGACTTCGGGGAGATGTACCCGGATGTCCCCTCGGAGAAGGGCAGGACGTTCCGGACTCATCTACCGAACCCCACTCCCGTCGATGGCACCTCGGAGCCCAGCCGTGTCTAA